Sequence from the Catenuloplanes indicus genome:
CGTCGAACCCGACGCGCTCGGCGACGCCGAATGCATGACCCCCGAGCAGATCGCCGTCCGCAACGAGTTGCTGAACTTCGCCACCACCGAGCTGAGCCGCAAGGCGCCGCAGGTCTGGGCCTACCTCGACGCCGGCAACGTCGGCTGGGGCGAACCCACCGAGATGGCGGCCCGCCTGCACGACGCCGGTGTCCGCAACGTGCGCGGCTTCGCCCTGAACGTGTCGAACTTCCACCCGACCGACAAGACCGTCCAGCACGCCGAGAAGATCAACGCCCAGTTGAAGGCCAAGGGCTACACCGCGGGCTTCGTCATCGACACCAGCCGCAACGGCAACGGCCACGCCGGCTCCTGGTGCAACCCACCGCAGCGCAAACTCGGCTCGGCACCGCAGCCCGGCACCACCGGCGAGGACTACCGCCTGTGGGTCAAGACCCCCGGCATCTCGGACGGCCCCTGCGGCACCGCGCCGACCATCCCGTCCGGCACCTACAGCCCCGAACTCGCGATCGGTCTCATCGACGGCAGCTGAGCGACACCTCCGTCCCCTCGGGCCGTCCGGACATCCGGACGGCCCGTTGTCGCGCGTGGCGCCGACCCGCACCATGCGGGCCGCGGACGTTCGCAGTTCGGCACAAGTTTCATGCTGAAGTCCTGAGACGCTCGATTAGTTAGGGCAGATGATGAAGCATTTCGCGTCTCGCTGCTGCTGCCTAGCCTGAATGGGTGCAAAAGTTTCTTCTTGGTGACGTCGAGGTCTGCCGGGTTGTCGAGTGGCACGGTGCCTTCGGCGCGACCGACGTCCTTTTCCCGTCGATTCCTCAGCAGCTCTGGCAGCGGCACAGGTCCTGGCTGGCGCCTGACTTCGTGAACGCCGACACCGGTGAGTGGCAGACGACTGTCCAGACCTGGATGCTGCGCAGCGCGGGGCGCACCGTGCTGATCGACACCGGGCTGGGTCAGGGCACCGTCCTGCTCGACGGGCTGGCGGCGGCCGGGGTACGGCCGCAGGACGTCGACCTCGTGATCAACACCCACCTGCACAGCGACCACGTGGGTGGCAACACGCGGCCGGCCGGCGGCGGGTGGGTTCCGGCCTTCCCCAACGCGCGGTACCTCATACACGAGGCCGATTTCGAGTACTGGAACCCGGTCAACGGTCATGTCCCGCGCTCGCCGTTCCACTCGGTGCCCGACGTCGCGGCCATGTTCGAGCACAGTGTGCTGCCTGTGCACCGAGCGGGGCAGGTGGTGCTGTGGGGCGGCGACAGCTACCGCATCGACGACGACCTCGTGCTGGAGCCGGCCCCCGGTCACACACCGGGCTCGGCCGTCGTACGGCTTGAGTCCGGCACGGACCGGGCGCTGTTCGTCGGCGACATGATCCACAGCCCGCTCCAGATGATCGAACCCGATCACGAGATCTGCGTCAGCGAGGACCAGGCCGAGGCCGTCCGCAGCCGACGCCGCGTGCTGGAGCGGGCAGCGGCGACGAACAGTCTGGTGGTGCCGGCCCACTTCGGAGGTGCGGGCGCCGCCGAGGTCGTCCGATCCGGCGACACTTTCGCGATCAAGGGCTGGGCGCCGGACCCGCAACACTGATCCGGTACGCGATGATCCTGCCATGGACCTGCTCAGCGACCTGATCGGCGCCATGCGGGTGGGTCGTCCCACCGTGTCGCTGGCTGCCGCCGATCCATCGTGGGGGTCGGGTGTCCCGGCCTCCGACGGCGCCCGCTTCTATGTGGTCATCGCGGGCCGGTTGCACGTGAACGAGCCGGCTGTCACGGCCGGTCCGGGTGACGCCGTCCTGTTCCCGCACGGGACGGCGCATACCCTCGCGAACGCCGGCGAGAGCCCGGCGACGTTCCTGTCCGGTGAGTACCGGCTCGACCGGGCCCGTCCACATCCGCTCTTTCAGGATCTTCCCGGCCTGGTGACGCTGCCCGCGAACCCGGAGCGCTACCCGGCGCTGCACACGTCGGCCGGGCTGTTGCGCGACGAGCTCGGCGCTCACGCGTACGGCAGGGACGTGGTCGTTCCGGCACTGCTGGATGTGGTGTTCGTGCACCTGATCCGCGCGAGCGTCAGCGAGAGCGCGGGACTTCGTTCGACCGGGTGGTGTGCCGCGCTCGCCGACGAGACGATCGCCCGATCGCTGCGTGCTCTGCACGAACGTCCCGCCGATCCGTGGACCGTGGCATCGCTCGGCGCCCAGGCGGGATTGTCCCGGGCCGCCTTCGCGCGCCGGTTCACCGCGATGGTCGGGCAGCCGCCGCTCACCTATCTGACCTGGTGGCGGCTCACCGTGGCGGCCCGCCTGCTGCAGACCACGGACCTGCCACTGTCCGCCATCGCGTCACGCAGCGGCTACGGTTCCGCCTACGCCTTCGCCAACGCGTTCAAGCGCGAGTTCGGCATCTCCGCCGGGCGGTTCCGGCAGCGGGCGGCAGCGGGCTGAGGGACGTCACGCGGGTCGGACGCGCACCACGGCGGCACGGTCGCCGCCGAGCCGCAGACCCTGCTCGCTCGCGGCGCCCGCACCGGCGGCTCCGGCCGCGTAGGAACTTGACGACGATCTTCGAACCGGTCATGCCCACACACCGTCCCTTAGTTGCGGCACGAGCAGCTGCCGGAACGTCATGATCTTTCAGTCGCTGGGAGGCGCGTGGTGACGGAATCAGAAGAGAGCACGCCGGCCAGATCGCCCGGCCGCGGCGTACTCGAAGGGGCCTTCCAGCTCCTCCACGCGTTGCCGCGGACGTCGCCGGACGGCCAGGTGGCGCAGCTTGTCCGCCTCACGCGGATTCCCCGGCCGACGGTGCACCGGTTGCTGGCACAGTTGCGTGAGGCCGGCGCCGTGACACTCGTCGATGGGCACTGGTCGCTGGCATCCGGCCTGATGGGGTTGGCGCGGCAGGTCGAGCCGTACGCCGGCCTGCGCGAATCGGCGGCCGAGGTGCTGCGGGCGTTGCGGACGGGCACCGGGGCCACGGCCTCGCTGGTGGTCCCGGACGACTCGTTCTTCCTCGTGCTGGAGACGGTGCCCGGCCAGACGACTCTGCCGGTCGGGCACCGCCCGGGTGATCCCATGCCTGACTTCAGCGCGTCCGGGCAGGTGCTCGCCGGCCGGAGGGCGACTGCGCCGGTGCACCGCAATTCGGGTATCAGTTCCGATCACAGCGCGGTACAGGAGGGCTTCACCTGCTACGCCGTCCCGGTTCTCCTGCCGTCCGGGCGACGAGCGGCATTGCAGATCGCGTCCGTGGACCCGCGGTCCACGGACCGATTCGCCCCGATGGTGCACCGGGCGGCGGCCTCTTTGCAGAGCCTCATGGTGTCGCCGAGCTGACCTCCGGTCCGGCGGACAGACCGTGGTCGGACCGGATGAACTCCGCTGCCTGTTCGCCGACCAGCACGCTGGGCGCCATGGTGTTGGCGACCGTCACCCGGGGCAGCGCCGAGGCGTCCGCCACCCGCAGTCCCTCGCATCCGATCACGCGGAGACGCGAGTCGAGCACAGCCATGTCATCGCGGCCCATGCGTGCGGTTCCGCTCTGGTGCCAGAAGGTCTGCACCGCGTCACGCAGGTAGTCAAGACTGGCGTCGCGGCCGACGGGGCCCGGTAGCGCTTCCTCTTTCAGGAACGGCTTCAGGGCAGGGGCCATACCGATGGCCCGCGCGGTCTCAAGAGCGCGGAGCACGCTGCCGGAGTCGGCCGGGTCGGTGAAGAAGCCGGTCTTGATGATCGGGTTGACGGAGGGGTCGGCCGAGGCAAGCCGGACCTGGCCGGTGTTGTGCATCCGCACGCCAAGCAGGAAGGTGGCCGCGTGCTCCGGCAGCCCGCCACGCGCCGCGACCGTCTGCGACGTCTGTGCACCGGGCACCGCGTACAGGATCGACGGCGGATCGCCGGCGTCGCTGGTCAGATTCCAGAACACCCCGGCTCGGCTCTCGAGAGGACCACTGAAGTCCGCGCCGTCCGCGGCGTGCCAGACGTGGGCGAGCACCGGGTGGTCGTTGAGGTTGCGCCCGACGCCCGGCAGGTGCGCCCGTACGCCGATGCCGTGCTCGCGCAGCTGCGCTGCCTCGCCGACGCCGGACAGCATCAATGCCTTCGGCGTACCGACCGCGCCGAGTGAGAGCACCACCTCGGCCGAGGCGTGAATGTCGAGGTTCTGGCCGGCGTGCCGTACCTTGACGCCGACGGCGCGGTTGCCGTCGAACAGCACCTCGGTGACCAGTGCGTCGTGCAACACGGTCAGGTTGGGGCGGGGCCGCAGAGCCACATACGATTGGTACGGCGATTGGCGGCGCCCGTCCCGGATGATTTCCTGACGCGGCGCGGTCCCTCGTTCGGAGTTCATCAGAGCCCCGTTGGGATTGGCATACCGCGGGAAGCCATTTTCCTCGGCTGCAGCCAGCACGGCTTCGCCGTACGGATGAATGTCCTGGGTGTTTTGCACCCACATCGGGCCGCTCTCGATGCGATCGAACAGCCGGCGGACGTTGTCGTGGCCCCACGCCGGATCGCCGGTCTCGCGGGCGAAGAAGTCCCAGTCGTCGCGGTGCCCGCGGATCCAGATGGAGACGTTGACGCTGCCACCGCCGCCCAGCACACGGCCCATGGCGTACGGCAGCGAGCGACCGTTGAGCGCCGGGTCGGGCGCAGTGGTGAAATCCCACACCCGTTCGGTTCCCTGGTTCAGCGGCCACATCTCCGGGTTGACGACGGCCGGGTCCCGGTCGTCGCCACCCGCTTCGACGAGCAACACCGACACCGCGGGATCCTCCGCCAGGCGCCCGGCCACCGCTGATCCGGCCGATCCAGCTCCGCACACCACGAAGTCATAGCGCGATACAGACACCATGCAGTCCCTTCATCTCGTCATGTCCGACGGATGGCATGGTGCCGCGAAGCGGCTACTGCGGCGAGCCGGCGTCCGCTGAGCGGACGAGGTTCCCTGGCCTCGATCCACCGCTGAAGCCAGCCGGCAGGACCCCGGAGATGGAAAGTGCCCCTCGTGCAGGCCGAAGCCCAGCACCGCCAGCACGCGATCATCGAACAGATCAACGCCCGTGTCCCACTCTGCGACAGTCGCGGCCGGGACCGGCGGCCCGGCCGAACGGCGCCGGGAGACCGAAGCGGTGCGGCCTCCGGGAAATCCCTGAGCCGGTACGGCCCGTCGTTGGGGACGATGCCGCCGCTGGACCGCGGCCGCGACGCGGGCCGCGCGTTGCCGATCTTCAGGACGGTCGTTGTGCGGAATGCCGTCCCGCACAACCTCTGGAGCCGCGCATGCCCGATCTCATGCGGATCACCCTCGACGACGGCAGCGACCTATACGTGCAGGAGGCCGGGCCCCCGGCCGAGGGCCCGGTCAAAGCGGGCCGGATCGGGGACACGATCGAGCAGTTCACCGGCACGCTCCGCTCCGCACTCGACCCGGTGGTGCAGGCATGCCGCGACATCTCCGACAGGATGCGGCCGGCGGGCGCCGACGAGTGCACCGTCGAGTTCGGCGTGACGCTCAGCGCCGTAGCAGGCGCCGTAGTCGCCAAGGCCGGGACCGGCTGCCATCTGAAGGTCAGGCTGACCTGGTCGAAGCAAGCCTCATGACGACCGCCGAGAGGCAGAGCCCCGGCTGCGGGAGAGCGCCCTGCGGAGATCTCCTGGAGCAGACGCTGAAGCTCGCCGAGCGCGCCACAGGTCGCACGGTGATCGAGCTTGTTTGCCCACAGCGCCGCCTCCGGGAAATCAGCGGCTAATTAGGACCTGGACGGAGCTGAGGTCGCGGTGGGCCGCGTGCACCGTGGCGATCTCGGCGAAGGCGTTCCGGCCAAGCATGCGATAGGCCCCGACGAGCAGGTCCAAGCCGGCCTGTCGGTAGTCGTCGAGGTCTAGCCAGTGCAGTTCGCTGCCGATGGCGAGCGCGAGCGCAGGCTCTCCCGCGGCCAGCTCGTGATTGGCCTCGGCTATCCACGCGAAGGCCTGCTCCTGGTCGTTCCGGAAGGCATCCAGACGGGAAGTAGAGGGAGCTGCCTGTGGGTCACCGCTGTGGGACGGCAGCTGCGGCAGCAAGGATGTCGCGAGGTAGGACCTCGGTGTCGGAGCGGCCCGGGGCATCCCGTCCTGGCGTAACGCATCCTGGTCGGCGGCGGTAAACCATTCGATGGCCTCGATTAGGGGTCTGACGCGGCCGACTTCCTCCGGCTCGTCGCCGTAGTCGGCGAGGATGCGGTCCACCCTCTCGTGCACCGCTGCGACCAGACTCGGTGCGGAGGATACCCAGGTTTCCGCTGAGTCCCTGGCGTAGTTGTAGGCGATGAGCGTGGGCAATTCGGCGGGATCGTCGAACCAGAGCCCATAGTGCAGCCCGTCGGTGTCACCGCTTATAACGGTGATGAATTCTGCCGGGTCGCAGCGATAGCGAGCGTGCAGGCGTTCATCGAGTCCATCGCGGCCGACCATGTCGAGGCCGCCGTCACTGAAGTAATCGGTGACTCCCCACGGAGAGAGCCCGACCTCGTTGAGAGCGGTGCGGTCGCTGGCTGCCAGTGCGGCGAACACCGCGACATGACGTGGCAGCTGCAATCCCCACGTCTGCCGGAACCGTTCCGAGACGAGCGGAAACCGCTCGGTCATAGTGGCCAAGGCGCGCTCGCGCAGTGTCATGGCGAAATCCTAGAACCTCTCTACGAACGGAACTGAGCAACGCACTAATCTAATAGGTTCTCGTCAGCCTGCTGGTGCAGGATGGCTCCGGTAGCGGCCAGGGCCCCGGCAAAGTCGTGACGGTGTCCGACTTGAGCGGTTCGGGGTAGAAGCGCCGTTGCTGGCGGCAGCAAGACGGGAATGACCGGTTCAGAAGATCATCAAGGTTCTCTACGCCATGGTGATCGATCCGAAGTGAGTCATGCCCGCGCTGCCATCATCGCTGATCTCCTCTTTGTCCTGTGCACCGGCTCTGACCGTGGCCGAAACCGCTGGCGGGCTGGTGACGGCGCTTGCCGGTCTGCCTGATCCCCGCGCCCGGCGAGGTGTCCGGCACCGGCTGACGGTGGTAGTAGTCGCAGCGGTAGGCGCCGTGGTCGCCGGCTGTCGTTCCTACACCGCGATCGCCGAATGGGTCGCTGATGTCCCGGACGCGACGGCTCTCGCTCTGGGCATCGCTCCGGATCGGCGGCCTTCCGAAGCGATGATCCGCCGGCTGTTGCAGGCGATGGATCCGCACTTGCTGACCGCGGCGATCGGCGCCTGGCTCACCGGTCGGGCCTCGGCCGGCATCTCTGCGGGACGGCAGGCGATCGCGGTCGACGGCAAGACGCTGCGCGGCTCTCGCACCACCGGTACCGCCGCCCGGCACGTTCTCGCAGCCTGTGACCAGACCAGCGCAGTGGTTCTGGCCAGTACCGACGTCGATGGCAAGACCAACGAGATCACTCGCTTCGCCCCGCTGCTCGACCAGATCGGCGACCTCCGCGACACGGTGATCACCGCCGACGCGTTGCATTGCCAGCGCGAACACGTCGACTACCTCGCCGAACGCGGCGCCAACTGGATCATGACCGTCAAGGGCAACCAGCCCTACCTGCACCGACAGCTCACCGGGCTACCCTGGCGGGCGGTCCCGGACGCCATCCGCGACACCGATCGCGGCCACGGCCGCCGCGAGATCCGCACTTTGAAGATTCTGACGATCTCCACCGGCATCGACTTCCCGCACGCCACCCAAGCGCTGCAGGTCCGCCGCCGCAGACGACGCCTCGACCAGCCGAAACGCTTCACCACCGAGACCGTCTACGCCATCACCGACCTGCCCGTGCACCAAGCGAAACCAGCGCAACTGGCCGCCTGGATCCGCGGCCACTGGACCATCGAGAACAAGATCCACTGGGTGCGCGACGTCGCCTTCGACGAGGACCGCAGCCAAATCCGCACCGGCACCGTTCCCGAGATCATGGCCGCTCTGCGCAACGCCGCCATCGGCGCCCTGCGCATCGCCGGCACCACCAACATCGCAGCCGCCATCCGCCATCACGCCCGCGACAGCAGCCGCCCACTGGCATTACTCGGCATCAGCTGACGACTTTGCCGGGGCCCTGGGTCTCGTCAGACATCTCGAAAACCGCCGTGACCAGTTGTTTCAGTTTTTCCCGCCGCGCAGCGGTCGCTGATTGCGGCCGGCGCCGCCATTCGTAATAGCCGGAACTGAAACGCCGAGCCAGGTCAGCATTTGCGTGACGGTGTACTTGGGCCGGTCGTCCGGCCCGAGGGCGCGTTTCTCCGCGTCGATCAGCTCATACCGAGCGTCTACCGATACTCGCTGGCGAAGAACGCTGCGGCTTTTCCCAGAAACTCGCGTTCGAGTTTGAGTTCCCGGTTCTCCTTCTCCAGCTCCCGCAGCCGGGCACGCTCGGAAATCGTCAGCGGCGGCTCCTCGCCGATGTGCGCCTGCCGGTACGCGTTCACCCAATTCCGCAGAGTCTGCTCGTTCACGCCGATCTCACGCGCCGTCGACGGAATCGCTCGCGATTCCTGGACGATCATTCGAGCAATCTGCTCCTTATATTCAGGAGTGAACGACCTGCGCTGCCTCGCCATCACCATTCCCTCTTTCCTCCCCGAAGAGAAACGATCTTAGTTGGTTCTCTCTCCGGAAGATCCGAGGCGGCTCAGACGAGTTATGGGTGTTGACCGAGCCGTTGCTGCCGCCATGGCCGGAGAAGTAGCCCGGCTCGCGGCCGGTCCCGGACCGGTTGTGCCTACAGAGAGTGTTGTACCTGCTCTACACCGGGACGGGATGGGAGGACCTGCCCCAGGAACTCGGGTCCGGGATGACGTGCTGGCGGCGGCTGCGGCGGTGGACCGACGCTGGAGTCTTCGGCCAGCTGCACCGAATCCCGTTCGCGAAACCGAACGCGGCAGGTCGGATCGACCAGTCGCGACCGGTCATGGACGGCGGTCACGTCGATGCGAAAAGGGGAACCCGGCACAAGGTCGGTCGCCGGTCAGCCGCAGCAAGCATCCTGATCACCGACGGCGAAGGCACCCCACTCAAGGTGCTCACGACCGGCGCGAACGTGCCGGACATCAGCATGGCCGTCGCACTGCTGGACTCCGTGCCGCCGATCGCCGGCCCGAGTGGGCCGGCCACGGTTTCGATTCTCGGTCCTGCTCGCCGACAAAGGCTATGACAGCAAGGGATTCATAGCCGAGTGCCGACGGCGTGGCACCGAGCCGATCATCCTGCAACGCGGGTGTAAGCACATCAAAAGCCTCGGCCGGCCGCTACGTCGTCGAAAGGCATCGCCCTGCTTCACCAGTTCCGCCGATTGGCCATCCGCTGGAAACGACACCTCGACCTGCATGAGGCCTTCGTCAGCCTCGGCTGCGCTCTGATCTGCTGGCGACGCTTGACCAAATAACTGACGCGGAGATCATGTTAAGCCGATTCCGACGAAAGGTCAGTCGTTGCGCCCCTTCTCACCTACCGCCGGTCGTGCGTTGCGCCTACGAAAGCATCTCTACCTAGCGGGGGAGGATTAGAGTGCGAGAGCAGGCGGCGGCGACGGTGTCGTCGTGGGTGGCGATAACGATCGTCTTGCCTGCCTTGTTCAGCGCGACGAGCAACTCAAGAATGGTGTCCCGATTCTCGGCGTCGAGAGATCCGGTTGGTTCGTCGGCCAGGATGATGTCGCACGGTTTGAGCAGCAGGCGGGCTACCGCGACGCGCTGCTGCTCGCCACCGGACATGGAGTAGATCCGGCGGTTCTGGGTTCCGGGAAGACCGACCCGGGTCAGGGCCTCGGCGATACGCTCTTGTTTCGGGGTCTGGTGCTTCGCGTAGGTGAGCGCAATGTCGAGGTTCTGTCTCACGGTGGCGTCGTCGATCAGCGCGTAGTTCTGGAACAGATATCCGAGGTGTTCGCGCAGGTACCTGTTTGCTGCTCGGGTCCGGGGCTTCGGTGCGTCGGCGCCGAGGAT
This genomic interval carries:
- a CDS encoding MBL fold metallo-hydrolase, translated to MQKFLLGDVEVCRVVEWHGAFGATDVLFPSIPQQLWQRHRSWLAPDFVNADTGEWQTTVQTWMLRSAGRTVLIDTGLGQGTVLLDGLAAAGVRPQDVDLVINTHLHSDHVGGNTRPAGGGWVPAFPNARYLIHEADFEYWNPVNGHVPRSPFHSVPDVAAMFEHSVLPVHRAGQVVLWGGDSYRIDDDLVLEPAPGHTPGSAVVRLESGTDRALFVGDMIHSPLQMIEPDHEICVSEDQAEAVRSRRRVLERAAATNSLVVPAHFGGAGAAEVVRSGDTFAIKGWAPDPQH
- a CDS encoding AraC family transcriptional regulator yields the protein MDLLSDLIGAMRVGRPTVSLAAADPSWGSGVPASDGARFYVVIAGRLHVNEPAVTAGPGDAVLFPHGTAHTLANAGESPATFLSGEYRLDRARPHPLFQDLPGLVTLPANPERYPALHTSAGLLRDELGAHAYGRDVVVPALLDVVFVHLIRASVSESAGLRSTGWCAALADETIARSLRALHERPADPWTVASLGAQAGLSRAAFARRFTAMVGQPPLTYLTWWRLTVAARLLQTTDLPLSAIASRSGYGSAYAFANAFKREFGISAGRFRQRAAAG
- a CDS encoding helix-turn-helix domain-containing protein translates to MRHEQLPERHDLSVAGRRVVTESEESTPARSPGRGVLEGAFQLLHALPRTSPDGQVAQLVRLTRIPRPTVHRLLAQLREAGAVTLVDGHWSLASGLMGLARQVEPYAGLRESAAEVLRALRTGTGATASLVVPDDSFFLVLETVPGQTTLPVGHRPGDPMPDFSASGQVLAGRRATAPVHRNSGISSDHSAVQEGFTCYAVPVLLPSGRRAALQIASVDPRSTDRFAPMVHRAAASLQSLMVSPS
- a CDS encoding GMC family oxidoreductase, with the protein product MVSVSRYDFVVCGAGSAGSAVAGRLAEDPAVSVLLVEAGGDDRDPAVVNPEMWPLNQGTERVWDFTTAPDPALNGRSLPYAMGRVLGGGGSVNVSIWIRGHRDDWDFFARETGDPAWGHDNVRRLFDRIESGPMWVQNTQDIHPYGEAVLAAAEENGFPRYANPNGALMNSERGTAPRQEIIRDGRRQSPYQSYVALRPRPNLTVLHDALVTEVLFDGNRAVGVKVRHAGQNLDIHASAEVVLSLGAVGTPKALMLSGVGEAAQLREHGIGVRAHLPGVGRNLNDHPVLAHVWHAADGADFSGPLESRAGVFWNLTSDAGDPPSILYAVPGAQTSQTVAARGGLPEHAATFLLGVRMHNTGQVRLASADPSVNPIIKTGFFTDPADSGSVLRALETARAIGMAPALKPFLKEEALPGPVGRDASLDYLRDAVQTFWHQSGTARMGRDDMAVLDSRLRVIGCEGLRVADASALPRVTVANTMAPSVLVGEQAAEFIRSDHGLSAGPEVSSATP
- a CDS encoding CU044_2847 family protein, translating into MPDLMRITLDDGSDLYVQEAGPPAEGPVKAGRIGDTIEQFTGTLRSALDPVVQACRDISDRMRPAGADECTVEFGVTLSAVAGAVVAKAGTGCHLKVRLTWSKQAS
- a CDS encoding ADP-ribosylation family protein, with protein sequence MTLRERALATMTERFPLVSERFRQTWGLQLPRHVAVFAALAASDRTALNEVGLSPWGVTDYFSDGGLDMVGRDGLDERLHARYRCDPAEFITVISGDTDGLHYGLWFDDPAELPTLIAYNYARDSAETWVSSAPSLVAAVHERVDRILADYGDEPEEVGRVRPLIEAIEWFTAADQDALRQDGMPRAAPTPRSYLATSLLPQLPSHSGDPQAAPSTSRLDAFRNDQEQAFAWIAEANHELAAGEPALALAIGSELHWLDLDDYRQAGLDLLVGAYRMLGRNAFAEIATVHAAHRDLSSVQVLISR
- a CDS encoding ISAs1 family transposase encodes the protein MPALPSSLISSLSCAPALTVAETAGGLVTALAGLPDPRARRGVRHRLTVVVVAAVGAVVAGCRSYTAIAEWVADVPDATALALGIAPDRRPSEAMIRRLLQAMDPHLLTAAIGAWLTGRASAGISAGRQAIAVDGKTLRGSRTTGTAARHVLAACDQTSAVVLASTDVDGKTNEITRFAPLLDQIGDLRDTVITADALHCQREHVDYLAERGANWIMTVKGNQPYLHRQLTGLPWRAVPDAIRDTDRGHGRREIRTLKILTISTGIDFPHATQALQVRRRRRRLDQPKRFTTETVYAITDLPVHQAKPAQLAAWIRGHWTIENKIHWVRDVAFDEDRSQIRTGTVPEIMAALRNAAIGALRIAGTTNIAAAIRHHARDSSRPLALLGIS
- a CDS encoding transposase, with product MVMARQRRSFTPEYKEQIARMIVQESRAIPSTAREIGVNEQTLRNWVNAYRQAHIGEEPPLTISERARLRELEKENRELKLEREFLGKAAAFFASEYR
- a CDS encoding ABC transporter ATP-binding protein, with amino-acid sequence MPTPHCELQNVRKAFGGREIFTGLNLTVEEGEMLALTGPSGSGKSTLLNMIGLLDAPDSGQIRILGADAPKPRTRAANRYLREHLGYLFQNYALIDDATVRQNLDIALTYAKHQTPKQERIAEALTRVGLPGTQNRRIYSMSGGEQQRVAVARLLLKPCDIILADEPTGSLDAENRDTILELLVALNKAGKTIVIATHDDTVAAACSRTLILPR